A genomic stretch from Chitinophaga lutea includes:
- a CDS encoding SusC/RagA family TonB-linked outer membrane protein: MQKANYLFVLIALLLTQAAYSQNKRISGKVTSEQNTPIPGATVQIKNTKIATASADDGTFSLQSPNDRVTLVISSIGFSTKETEATAGSPIAVQLKEDAKSLSDVVVVGYGSVRKMDLTGSVTSLKSAQLQEIPAVSIEQAISGRMAGVQVQQTSGQPGAGISVRIRGVSSIAGGNEPLYVIDGLPQFNDDVRGANGLSTINPSDIESIEVLKDAAATAIYGSRGANGVVMVTTKSGKAGQARVTFESSLGFQSLRRKLDMMNSTEYVDFAKKYYTNSGLNTPADLANFTPSVSTDWQDEVFRTALVSNSSLNVSGGTERTRYFVSAGYTDQQGIVDNSDYKRASVRLNLDSKISDRFSLQTRLMASRSMQDGFSPAVGDNTRNFGKSGIGSVLRSVTTVGIKNPDGTYTDTSPFSFNGIDVENPVAVALEVLDRNTTTRIQGGLDFKAVLAKGLTNTTRVSGDFYHIRRDLYFPRILPSMGNGIGVAELGEYDKTSALVEDYLEYRYDFSPNTYLEAIAGVSYQKERLNTVDISASGFGTDELKSYNLSSANSVSKPVTDIVESTLLSAFGRVRFNLHNRYLFAVSLRRDGASVFAENNKYGVFPSVSAGWRISEEAFLKSVEWVSNLKLRASWGKAGNPAIRPYQSLYLGRTVNTAQGAGTGLAVGLSPTFPNPNLKWETTTQTDIGVDFGVINERYRLTFDYYIKKTTDLLALVQLPPSSGVSAGIGTGPDQIIDNVGEVENKGWELSLGANIVNNSDWSVNVDVNLSANKNKVTKTKGNKDIPAISGGNDASGSNSVIRVGQPLSAFFGPRFVGLDKDGVPIHENLNGDKDSQGRDVINALDNQIIGSPYPDLYYGINPTIRYKRFTLSSIWAGVSGATINNAGLFDLTNPSPANQYNKMKAAAELYPRPSQIAANAHLRSSRFMEDASFFRLRNVRLDYNINLRGNKTIRNFNVYASGQNLLTFTDYSGYDPEVNTFSGNDRRQGVDLGAYPASKTVTLGFSITF; the protein is encoded by the coding sequence ATGCAAAAGGCGAACTACCTGTTTGTGTTGATTGCATTGCTACTAACCCAGGCAGCGTACTCACAAAACAAACGCATTTCAGGCAAGGTGACCTCCGAACAAAACACCCCTATACCCGGAGCCACCGTTCAGATCAAAAACACCAAAATTGCCACCGCCTCCGCGGACGACGGCACCTTTTCCCTCCAGTCGCCCAACGACCGGGTCACGCTGGTGATTTCCTCCATTGGTTTCAGCACAAAGGAAACCGAAGCAACCGCAGGGTCACCTATTGCTGTACAATTGAAAGAAGACGCGAAAAGCCTCAGTGATGTGGTCGTAGTAGGGTACGGTTCGGTTCGGAAAATGGACCTGACCGGTTCGGTCACGTCCCTCAAATCCGCCCAGCTGCAGGAAATACCGGCAGTCAGCATCGAGCAGGCGATTTCCGGGCGCATGGCCGGGGTACAGGTGCAGCAAACATCAGGGCAGCCGGGTGCAGGCATCAGCGTGCGGATCAGAGGGGTCTCGTCCATCGCCGGGGGCAATGAGCCCTTGTATGTGATCGACGGGCTGCCGCAGTTCAATGACGATGTGCGCGGTGCCAACGGCCTTTCCACCATTAACCCTTCAGACATCGAATCGATAGAAGTACTGAAGGACGCGGCGGCTACCGCCATCTACGGTTCCCGCGGCGCCAATGGCGTGGTGATGGTCACCACCAAATCCGGTAAGGCCGGCCAGGCACGGGTAACCTTCGAAAGTTCATTGGGCTTCCAGAGCCTGCGCAGGAAACTGGATATGATGAACAGCACCGAGTATGTTGATTTTGCAAAAAAGTACTACACCAACTCCGGCCTGAATACACCGGCCGACCTGGCGAACTTCACTCCGTCGGTCAGCACGGACTGGCAGGATGAAGTGTTCCGCACCGCGCTGGTATCGAACAGTTCGCTGAATGTATCCGGTGGAACGGAGCGCACCCGTTACTTCGTTTCCGCGGGGTACACGGATCAACAGGGCATCGTTGATAACAGCGACTACAAACGGGCTTCCGTGCGGCTGAACCTCGACAGTAAAATCAGCGACCGCTTCAGCCTGCAAACACGGCTGATGGCCTCCCGTTCGATGCAGGACGGGTTCTCCCCGGCTGTAGGCGACAACACCCGCAACTTTGGTAAATCCGGGATCGGTTCCGTGTTGCGCTCCGTTACGACCGTAGGCATTAAAAATCCGGATGGCACTTATACGGATACGTCTCCCTTTTCCTTTAACGGCATCGACGTGGAAAACCCGGTTGCCGTAGCGCTTGAAGTACTCGACCGCAACACCACCACCCGTATACAGGGCGGCCTCGATTTTAAGGCGGTGCTCGCAAAAGGGCTGACCAATACCACCCGCGTTTCCGGGGACTTTTATCACATCCGCCGCGATCTCTATTTCCCGCGCATTTTGCCCAGTATGGGCAACGGCATCGGTGTGGCGGAGCTGGGGGAATATGACAAGACCTCTGCCCTGGTGGAGGATTACCTCGAATACCGGTACGATTTTTCACCGAATACATATTTGGAGGCGATCGCCGGGGTATCGTATCAGAAAGAAAGATTGAATACAGTAGACATTTCCGCTTCCGGCTTCGGCACCGACGAATTAAAAAGTTACAATCTCAGCTCCGCCAATTCCGTGAGCAAACCGGTGACCGACATCGTAGAAAGCACGCTGCTGTCGGCTTTCGGACGGGTGCGTTTTAACCTGCACAACCGGTACCTGTTCGCGGTGAGCCTGCGCAGAGACGGCGCGTCGGTATTTGCGGAAAACAACAAATATGGGGTATTCCCTTCTGTTTCCGCCGGCTGGCGCATTTCGGAGGAGGCATTTCTGAAAAGCGTGGAGTGGGTATCGAACCTCAAACTGCGCGCCAGCTGGGGCAAAGCAGGCAACCCGGCCATCAGGCCCTACCAGTCGCTCTACCTTGGCCGTACCGTCAACACCGCACAGGGCGCCGGAACCGGGCTGGCGGTGGGTCTTTCCCCCACCTTCCCCAACCCGAACCTGAAGTGGGAAACCACGACACAAACCGACATCGGGGTGGATTTCGGCGTGATCAACGAAAGATACCGGCTGACGTTTGACTACTACATCAAAAAAACGACGGATCTGCTGGCGCTGGTGCAGCTGCCCCCTTCATCCGGTGTTAGCGCCGGCATCGGCACGGGCCCCGATCAGATCATCGATAACGTTGGCGAAGTGGAGAACAAAGGATGGGAGCTTTCGCTCGGCGCAAATATTGTGAATAACAGCGACTGGTCTGTCAACGTGGATGTGAACCTGTCCGCTAACAAAAACAAGGTGACCAAAACGAAAGGCAACAAGGATATTCCCGCGATATCCGGGGGTAACGATGCTTCGGGCTCCAATAGCGTCATCCGTGTGGGACAGCCGCTATCTGCCTTCTTCGGCCCCCGCTTTGTGGGGCTCGATAAAGACGGTGTGCCCATCCACGAAAATCTCAACGGCGACAAGGATTCACAAGGGCGGGATGTAATCAATGCGCTGGATAACCAGATTATCGGTAGCCCCTATCCGGATTTGTACTACGGCATCAATCCCACTATCCGGTATAAACGGTTCACGCTGTCATCGATATGGGCCGGTGTGAGCGGGGCCACCATCAATAACGCCGGGCTGTTCGACCTGACAAACCCTTCGCCGGCTAACCAGTACAACAAAATGAAAGCCGCCGCCGAACTGTATCCCCGGCCCAGCCAGATCGCGGCCAATGCGCATTTGCGGTCGTCGCGCTTCATGGAAGACGCATCGTTTTTCCGACTGCGCAACGTGCGGCTCGATTATAACATCAACCTGCGGGGCAATAAAACGATCAGGAACTTCAATGTATATGCAAGCGGTCAAAACCTGCTCACCTTTACGGATTATTCCGGCTACGACCCGGAAGTGAACACATTCTCGGGTAATGACCGCCGGCAGGGAGTTGACCTCGGGGCCTATCCCGCCTCAAAAACCGTTACACTTGGTTTCAGTATCACATTCTAA
- a CDS encoding LacI family DNA-binding transcriptional regulator, whose product MEHRKNAVTIKDIAQQLKMAPSTVSRALRGSRDINPATRLLVQQVAEELRYTPNPIALSLKEKRSKIIGVIVPEIANNFCAATIGGIEDYAYRKGYHVVIFQSHEEYEREVQNVRLLTLRRIDGLIISLANNTRQFGHLEGLPAPVVMFDRVHDGIAGPRVVVDDCAGAFNGVTHLLSQGCRNIAILSMAPWLSTSQKRLQGYRDALAAHGIPVNEDLIVQSCETEQAIQQLFDGTVRPDALFFSMERLALMSLRVLKRLGLRIPEDVAVAGFSDNPASDLFSPALTTIRQPTFEIGQRAAELLIDQIEGTAVGAETVQLSTILDIRSSSLKK is encoded by the coding sequence GTGGAGCACCGCAAAAACGCCGTCACGATAAAAGATATAGCGCAGCAGCTGAAAATGGCGCCCTCCACGGTATCGCGGGCGCTGCGGGGCAGCCGTGACATTAACCCGGCCACCCGCCTGTTGGTGCAGCAGGTAGCGGAAGAACTGCGGTACACCCCCAATCCCATCGCCCTTTCCCTGAAAGAAAAACGCAGCAAAATCATCGGTGTGATCGTGCCGGAGATCGCCAACAACTTCTGTGCGGCCACAATCGGCGGCATCGAGGATTATGCCTACCGGAAGGGATATCATGTGGTGATTTTCCAGAGTCATGAAGAATACGAGCGGGAAGTACAGAATGTGCGGCTGTTGACGCTGCGGCGGATCGACGGCCTCATCATTTCGCTGGCCAACAACACCCGGCAGTTCGGCCACCTGGAAGGCCTTCCCGCGCCCGTGGTGATGTTCGACCGGGTGCACGATGGGATTGCAGGCCCGAGGGTGGTTGTCGACGACTGTGCCGGCGCCTTCAACGGGGTAACGCATCTCCTTTCGCAGGGCTGCCGCAACATCGCCATTCTTTCGATGGCACCGTGGCTCTCCACTTCGCAAAAGCGTCTGCAGGGTTACCGTGACGCACTGGCTGCTCATGGGATTCCTGTGAACGAGGATCTGATCGTACAATCCTGCGAAACGGAGCAGGCCATACAGCAATTGTTCGACGGTACGGTGCGGCCCGATGCCCTGTTTTTTTCGATGGAACGCCTGGCGTTGATGAGCCTGCGGGTGCTGAAACGATTAGGTCTTCGTATTCCGGAAGATGTAGCCGTTGCAGGATTTTCAGATAACCCGGCCAGCGACCTCTTCTCTCCCGCCCTCACTACCATCCGTCAACCCACATTTGAAATCGGCCAGCGGGCGGCGGAGCTGCTGATCGATCAGATAGAAGGCACTGCCGTAGGCGCCGAAACCGTTCAGTTATCCACCATCCTCGATATCCGGTCCAGTAGTTTGAAAAAATAA